A region from the Lolium perenne isolate Kyuss_39 chromosome 4, Kyuss_2.0, whole genome shotgun sequence genome encodes:
- the LOC139838987 gene encoding uncharacterized protein, with the protein MATCLRKVAVEEFGVTKGSRREAKDTWWWNDEVQKVIREKNDCFRCLYLDRSAANMEKYKVAKKAAKRAVSEARGRAYEDLYQRLNTKEGERDIYKMAKFRERKTRDVNEVKSIKDGDDQLLVKDEGIKRRWREYFDNLYNGEAESSTIELDDSFDDTSMCFVRRIQESEVKEALRRMKGGKAMGPDAFV; encoded by the exons ATGGCGACCTGCTTGCGGAAGGTCGCTGTAGAGGAGTTTGGGGTGACTAAGGGAAGTAGAAGGGAAGCTAAGGATACCTGGTGGTGGAACGATGAGGTCCAGAAGGTTATTAGGGAGAAAAATGACTGTTTCAGATGCCTATATCTGGACAGGAGTGCAGCTAACATGGAGAAGTACAAGGTGGCGAAGAAGGCTGCAAAGCGGGCGGTGAGTGAAGCAAGGGGTCGGGCGTATGAGGACCTCTACCAACGTTTAAACACGAAGGAAGGCGAAAGGGACATCTATAAGATGGCCAAGTTTAGGGAGAGGAAGACGAGGGATGTCAACGAAGTCAAATCCATCAAGGACGGAGATGATCAGCTTCTTGTGAAGGATGAGGGGATCAAGCGTAGATGGCGGGAGTACTTTGACAACCTTTACAATGGAGAGGCTGAGAGCTCTACCATTGAGCTAGACGACTCCTTTGATGATACCAGCATGTGCTTTGTGCGACGTATCCAGGAGTCTGAGGTTAAGGAGGCGTTAAGGAGGATGAAAGGCGGCAAGGCGATGGGTcctgatg CATTTGTCTAG